Proteins co-encoded in one Cricetulus griseus strain 17A/GY chromosome 1 unlocalized genomic scaffold, alternate assembly CriGri-PICRH-1.0 chr1_1, whole genome shotgun sequence genomic window:
- the Pgk2 gene encoding phosphoglycerate kinase 2, which yields MSLSSKLTLDKVDVKGKRVIMRVDFNVPMKDNHITNNQRIKAAIPSIKHCLDKGAKSVVLMSHLGRPDGVPMPEKYSLEPVAAELKSMLGKDVLFLKDCVGSEVEKACANPDTGSVILLENLRFHVEEEGKGVDSSGKKISADPAKVEAFRASLSKLGDVYVNDAFGTAHRAHSSMVGVNLPQKASGFLMKKELDYFAKVLENPERPFLAILGGAKVSDKIQLIKNMLDKVNFMIIGGGMAYTFLKELKNMQIGDSLFDEEGAKIVKEIMAKAEKNGVKITFPVDFVTADKFEENAKVGEATLESGIPAGWMGLDCGPESIKNNAQIVAQAKLIIWNGPMGVFEWEAFAKGTKALMDEVVKATSKGCVTIIGGGDTATCCAKWDTENKVSHVSTGGGASLELLEGKVLPGVEALSNM from the coding sequence ATGTCTCTTTCTAGTAAGTTGACTCTGGACAAAGTAGATGTTAAGGGGAAAAGAGTCATCATGAGAGTAGACTTCAATGTCCCCATGAAGGACAACCATATCACAAACAATCAAAGAATCAAGGCTGCCATCCCCAGCATCAAACATTGTCTGGATAAGGGAGCAAAGTCCGTAGTCCTCATGAGTCACCTCGGCCGGCCTGATGGTGTGCCTATGCCAGAAAAATATTCTTTGGAGCCTGTTGCTGCTGAGCTCAAATCCATGCTGGGCAAGGATGTTTTGTTCCTAAAGGACTGTGTGGGCTCTGAAGTAGAGAAAGCCTGTGCCAACCCAGATACCGGGTCTGTCATCCTGCTGGAGAACCTGCGCTTCCATGTGGAAGAAGAAGGCAAAGGCGTGGATTCTTCTGGAAAAAAGATCAGCGCTGACCCGGCTAAAGTAGAAGCTTTCCGAGCATCACTGTCCAAACTCGGTGATGTCTACGTCAATGATGCTTTCGGCACTGCACATAGGGCTCACAGTTCCATGGTGGGGGTAAATTTGCCCCAGAAGGCATCTGGGTTTCTCATGAAGAAGGAGCTAGATTACTTTGCCAAGGTCTTAGAAAACCCGGAGAGACCCTTCCTGGCTATCCTTGGTGGAGCCAAAGTGTCAGACAAGATCCAACTCATCAAAAACATGTTAGACAAAGTCAATTTCATGATTATTGGAGGTGGGATGGCTTACACCTTCCTAAAGGAACTAAAAAACATGCAGATTGGTGATTCCTTGTTTGATGAAGAGGGAGCAAAGATTGTCAAAGAAATCATGGCCAAAGCAGAAAAGAACGGTGTAAAGATAACCTTCCCTGTTGATTTTGTAACTGCAGACAAGTTTGAGGAAAATGCAAAAGTGGGAGAAGCCACTCTGGAGTCTGGCATACCAGCCGGCTGGATGGGCTTGGACTGTGGCCCCGAGAGCATTAAAAACAATGCTCAAATTGTGGCTCAAGCAAAGCTTATTATCTGGAATGGACCCATGGGCGTGTTTGAATGGGAAGCCTTTGCTAAAGGAACCAAAGCCCTCATGGATGAAGTTGTAAAGGCCACCTCCAAGGGCTGTGTCACCATTATAGGGGGTGGAGACACTGCTACTTGCTGTGCCAAATGGGACACTGAAAACAAGGTCAGCCATGTGAGCACAGGAGGCGGGGCAAGTCTCGAGCTTCTGGAAGGTAAAGTGCTTCCTGGGGTAGAAGCCCTCAGCAACATGTAA